The Planctellipticum variicoloris DNA window CGCCGGCAGCTCGTACGAGCGCGTCGTCCGATTCACCTCAGGGGCCGAAGAACAGTGGATCGCCGCCCTGGCGGTCGGCACCGCCCTCGCCTTCGGCTACTGGCAGTCCGTCCTTGAGATTCAGCGGGGGACCGCCCTGTACCTGTTCCATCGCCCGCTCTCCCGGCGGAAGATCGTGCTGACCAAGCTTGCAGTCGGGCTGATTCTGCAGACGCTGATCATTGCGATTCCCACGCTCGTGCTGGGCGTCCTGGCGGGCTGGCCCGGTTTCTGGCCGGCGCCGTTCGCGTGGAGCATGACCTGGAACTGCTGGGCCTACGGCGCCTGGGCGCTCCTGGTCTACCTCGCCGCCTCGGCCAGCGGCTGGCTCGAAGCCCGCTGGTTCGGGATGCGGCTGGCGCCGCTGGCGGCGGTCGTGCCGCTGCTGATCGTTCCAGCCGTCACATTTTTCAGCGGCTGGTGGCTGCTCGTGCTGCTCCCGTTTGCCGGCCTGCTGATCGTGGCGGTGTTGCGGGCGGCCGAGTCGCGCGACTTCTGATTCCAGCACCGATCCAATTCGTCGGCGATCCAAGGATCTGACCATGTTCCGCAACACGCTGCTTTCCCGCATGGGCGTCGCCCTGGTGCTGTCGATTGGCGTCTCCGTCGCCTGGGGATTGATCGTCCTCTGGGGCGGCATGATCACCGCGGCGATCTTCCCCAATCAGGGGACGTACCAGCGAATCGTTTATGGCAGCAACGGGACGCCCGTCATCGAGACCGCCACCTACTACGCCACTCAGCCCTCCGAATACAAGGATTTGGACGGTGGCGAGTACTCCGACTCGGACGAGGACTGGCGCAATACCATGTATGAGTCCGCGAATCTGGTTCCGATCGTCTCGCGCGACGGTGTGGGCCGCATCCCGGTCGGAAGCCACATTTCGGTCTTTCATAGCACGACACAGCCGGCCACCTTGTGGTACTTCATCCACTCCGGGACCGAAACCGGCGGCGGCTGGTTTCAAGGGTACTCCGCCGAGACCCGGCGTTTCACGGGATACATTGGCGTGAACGGCCCGACCGCGACGCGCCCGGAAGGTCCTGACCGCTTCCAGGTGCCCCCCGGAGCGATGAACTACAATCCGCAGTGGTCCGAACAGAATTACTATCGCTACCTGGGGGTCTCCATCCCGCCCCGCCTCTCGCAGGCTCCCAGCGGCCCCCTGGCGCGTGTGGCCTGTGTCCCGGTGACCGACAACGTCTTGATCGTCGACCTGCGGAACGGCGATGTCCGTAAGTTACTGCCGGATCCCCAGCAAGTGCGAGCCATGCAACTTACGCGCCATGCCGACCGGCGCAGCAAAGACGCCAAGTTGCTCGTCGAGACCGATCGCTCGGTGCTCGTATTCAACGATCGGCTGCAGCAGGTCGCCGAATTCCGCCTCCCGGACGACGATGACAGCGGCTATCTGACGTTGCTGACGGCCGGGGACGGTTCGACCTGGGCGGTCTCATATTTCAACGTCGCACGCCAACTCGGCTCGAAAGTCAGAGTCCTCCACTGGACGGCGGATGGAGAGCTTCCAACGTCGCGGGTCGTTGATCTGAAGAACGCGGCGGTCGGATCCCAGGATGCCTGGTTCGCCGCCGTCAGCCTGGCAGTCCCCTCGCCCATCACGCTCACGGCGACGGTCTTCGGGTTCGCGCCCTATACCATGTGGAATACTCAGCGGGTTCCCTGGTCCGAAGCGGTCGCCCGCTGCTTCGCTGCGGGAGCCGGACCGGCGCTCGTTGTCGTCTGGTTGCTGGGAGCCGCGGCCGCATTTCTAACTTGGCGACACTCCCGCCGGGAAGACGCGCCCCTGCAGGAAGTCTACTTCTGGACCGCCTTTGTCCTGCTGCTGGGTCCCGCCGCCTATCTCGGCTACCGCTTTCACCGCCGCTGGCCCCGGCAGCTCCCGTGCCCCGCCGGCGGTCATACGCTCCCCGCCGACCACTTCGACTGCCCCACCTGTCACACCGCATGGCCGCTGCCCGCGATGAAGGGGATCGAAGTCCTCGAACCGGCGAAAGCCTGAGAGCCGTCCGCGACCAGCCACTCCTGCGTTTTGTACAGTTCCGGTTTGCGTTCTCGAACCGGATGCGGTAGACAAAATACTCCCGTCTCGCCGATCTGGTCGGCCGAGTCTTTCGCGAGAAGCAGGAGTCTCACATGCACCGTGGAGTGTCCCGCACCGGGATCATCGTGTTGCTCGCCGTCACGGCTCTCGTCGGATGGCGGTGGAGTCTCGCCCAGAACGGGCGAAATCCAGTCGCGCCCGAGTCGCTCCTGCCGGGCGACGCCTGGGCCTACCTGCACTCGGGAGGCAACCGCGGCCATGAGGCGGCCTGGAAAAAGACCGCCGCGCACGAAGCGCTGGTCGAGTCCGGCCTGGCGGACTGGATCAACGATCTTGCAACTCAATTCGGAGAATCGAACCCTCCCATTGAACTGGTTCGCCAGGCGTTCTGGCACTCGCTGGAACATGGCCTCTCCGCGAATCTGACGTTCGGCGAAGGCGATCTGCCACAGTTCGTGCTCGTCCTGCACGGCGCGGGCGAGTACGTCCCCGTCGCCGCCCGACAGCTTTCCGACGGAGCGGTCCCCGTGATCCGCGAAGTCCTCTCCGGACGGACGGTCTATTCGGGAACGATTCCTGGCGAGCCCAACGGGGCCTGGTCGTTCTGGCAGGAGGGGGGACATGCCGTCGTGACGTTCGGCGCCGGCGCTCCGGCCGCTGTCATTGAGGCGGCCGACGGGCAGCGGCCCAGTATGGCCAAGACGGGAGAGGCCGGTCGCACGCTCAAAGACGATCTCGGGCGAACCGTCACGTCCGTCGCCTGGCTCGACGCCGAGCGGCTCCGCGATCGGTTCCAGGATCAAGCCCTTCCGGCGCTCCCGTCCGGCAAGTCCGCGACGGTCGGCCAAGTGCTCGAAATCCTCGGCGTCGACAATCTTCGCCGCGTCACCAGCCGTTCCGGATTCGATGGCAGAGAGTGCTGGTCGTCCCTCGATATCGATGCAGACGGCGAGCTGCGCGGCATTCTGAAGCCGTTACTGGCGGGCGGAAGCTTTGCCCTGAAAGACCTGCCTGCACTGCCGCGCAAGACGCCGTTCCTGTCGGTCTTCACGCTCGACGTTCCCGGCGTCTACCGCGAAGGGATTCGCATCGCCCGCGAGTTCGCCGATCTGGTCGGCACGGATGAGGAGAAAGCCCAACTGGAAGAGGGGCTGGCGCTCCTGCCGGAACAGCTCGGGCTGGCCCCCGACGAAGCGCTCCTGGCTCCGCTCGATCCGCTGCAGGTCCTCTACTCCGATTCCGGCAACGGTCCCTTCGGCATGGGCGTCGGACTGATGGCACGGGTCAACGATCCGCAGCGGCTGCGAGAGTTTCTGGACGGAGTGCTGGAGCGGATTCCTTTTCCTCCAGAGAACGGTCCGCAGATCGTCCGGACGGACAAGCGCGGCCGGGAGGTGATCTCGATCGGACAGCCCGGCGTTCCCATCTGGCCCTCCTTCTCGGTCGACGACAAATGGCTCGTTGCCGGTTTGTCCGCTCAATCCGTCGACGCCTCGCTGGCCCGGATCGACGGCAAGCTGCCCGCCTGGAAGCCGACGCCCGAGCTGCAGCCGCTGTTGAGCCGGCTGCCGGAGACGATGAGCGGCTTCCAGATCAGCGATCCCCGCGACGGTCTGCGGGCCTCCGGACAACTGATGCCGATGCTGATGGCGGGTATCCAGCAGGCTCGCCAGCAGGCCCGCGTCGCAGACGACGCGCCTCTGCCCGACATGCCTTCCATGGACCTCGTCGCCGAGCCGCTGTTTCCCAACGTGACCGTCTGCACGGCGCACGCGAAGGGAATGACCTGGCAGTCGCGGCAGTCGTTGCCGTCGCTGCCGCTGGGGATTTCCTTCGAGGCCCCGTCGGTCGGGACCAGCGCGGTCCTCGTGGCGTTGCTGCTCCCCGCAGTTCAGCAGGCGCGCGAGGCCGCCCGTCGCACGCAGTCAAAGAACAATCTGAGGCAGATTGCCCTGGCGCTGCACAACTATCATGACACGTTCAACGAGTTCCCGGCCGGGACGGTGGCTGGTCCCGAGAAGCCGGAGGACCGCCTGAGCTGGATGGTCGGACTTCTCCCCTACCTGGATCAGGCGCCGCTGTATAACCAGATGGCGCCCAAGGGGACCCTGGCCGACGAAGCAAACGTCGCCGCCCGTCCCGTCGACATTCAGATCTTCCTGCATCCCAATGCGGTGCCCGACCCGAACATCGACGGCGGTCGAACCGACTACGCCGGTGTCGCCGGACTGGGCGCCGACGGCCCGACTCTCAAGAAGGGAGATAAGAAGGCCGGCGCGTTCGGCTACAACGAGGCTCGCGGCATCCGGGACTTCACCGACGGCACGAGCAACACCGTGATGGTCGGAGAAGTGAAGGTGAATCGAGGACCCTGGATCCAGGGCGGTCCCGGCACCATCCGGCCGCTGGTGCAGCAGCCCTATATCAACGGCGCCGAAGGATTCGGATCCAATTCCACCGGCGGCTGCCACTTCGTGCTGGCGGATGGTTCCGTGCGCTTCATCAGCGAGAACATCGATCCGGCCGTCATGGAAGCCCTCGTCACCATCGGCGGCGGCGAAGTGCTCGGAGATTTCTGAGAACGACTCGCTCCCAGGCTCCGCCAGCGAGAGTCCGGCGGCGAGGCTCCGCCTCGCATTCTCTGGATAACGCGTCATGGCTGCGTGGACGCGAAGCGGAGCCCCGCATCGAGCGATTCCCAAGCGGAGTTTGGGAACCAGTTGAATTCCGCGCATTCGCAATCGAACGAGGCGAGGGGCGAAGGATTGGACCGTCGAACCGCAAAACGGTGGCTGCCGGTCGCAGGTTTGATCCTGGTCTCCGTGTGGCTCGCAGTTCAGGCGCTGCAGTCACAACTCAATGTGGAGGAGTCCGCCGTCATTGGCACATGGAGGACGCCTCCGCTGGAGGACGGGCACAGGACCTTGATGTCGTTGACGTCGGCCCGGCGATGTCGAATTCGCGTCGCCTATGCGGATGGAAAGGTCAGAGACCAGTTGCAGGGGGCATGGTCGATCAGGGATGGCCTGCTGACGGTCGATACTCGCTCGTTCCTGGAGTGTCTGCCGGGGCCGATGCGACTGCGCGGACCGGGTGAGATCTGGACGTTCGCCCTGCGAGGCGACGATCTCATTTACGCACCGGATGGCCCGAAACCGATCCCGCTGGAACGAATGTCGCTTGATTGAATACGCCGCCCATTTGCCGGCGCCGCGCGGGAGAGTTGCCGAAATATCTGATACCCCGACGGAGAGTCCTGAACGTCCGGAGTGACTCGACGCGGAGCCCCGCAAGTCCTGGTTCCCAGGCGGAACCTGGTTGCCAGTTGAGCAGAGCGCAGAATCCGGCACGCCGGAGCGTGCCCTACTTCGCCGCGGCGGCCAGCGTCGACTTTCCAAGCCCCTGTCGGGCGTTCGAGCCGAATACGTAGGACGGCAATTCGATCGCCCCCAGCGCGTTCACCGCGAACTCCGACATCTGCCGGTCAATCCCCGCCTGCGGCGCCTCTCCCTGATCCAACCGGATCAGCAGCCGGTCCAGGTTGCCGAAGCGTCGCGCGGTTTCCCAGATGGTTGTCCCTCCCTGCTCGAACGCGATCCGGCACTCGATCACCTTGATCGTCACCTGCGTCTGGTCGGAGCGGTTCCCGATCTTGGAAACATTCGTCGTCCCCATGTTTTTGACGCCGACAGTCACTGCCACCCGCGTCGGAGCGCCATCGGCCCGCTCCAGTTGCGACTTGGCCAGCCGCTGCGTGAGCCGTTCGGTCAGCAACCGGCGCATCTCCGACAGCTCCGGCTCCGGGCCGATCGTCACCTGCAGCGCAACCTTGTCACCCGGCTTCAATCGGGCGTTGGCCGCCAGGTTGGTTCCTTCGAGCTTGCCGGCCGCCGCTCCGTCCGGCAGCGCAGCGCTCCGCAACTGCCACTTGTTCGCCACCGGCAGCGCAAACCAGCACTTGCCCCCCGGCTGCGTGCGGGCGAGCACCGCCAGCCCCGGATCGTAGCTCCAGGCTACCGCCTGGAACGGTTTGCTGATGAGCTGGCTCCCTCCCAGCAGCAGGTAATCGTCCCCCATCCAGGCAAGCTGTTCCGACTGGTCCGGCACCGGCCAGCGCGCAGCGACCTGTCCTTCCGCAATGTCGATCACGGAGATCAGCTTGTTGGCTTCGCTCCCCTGCGACAGCGCCAGCCATTGACCGCTCGGATGGAACGCCATTCCGGCCACCTTGGCCTCCAGCGCGACCAGACCGATTCCGTCGCCCGACGCAACATCGAACAGCGCCAGATCCTTGTCGCCCAGAATATTGCCTCGAACAACCGCCAGTTGCTTTCCGCCAGGCGAGACGGCGTAGCGCCGGGCGTCCGCGAGTTTGAGCACCGGAGTCAGCCCGCCGCTGATCTTCCAGACCACCAGTTGATCTCCCTGGCTGTGCGTGACGACGTGGTCGTCGTCGACGAACTCCGCCGACGCAAGCTGCCGCTCCCGCTCTTCGCTGGCCGTCTGGAAGGGCCGCCAGCCCAGCACATGGCTCCCATCGCCCGCAAGGCTGTAAATATCGAGCCGGCCTTCCCCCCGATGCAGCTCCAGCAGCACCTTGCCGCCGTCCGGCGAAATCGAATAGAGGTCTGCCGAGAACGGCGCCTTGATGCGGCCCGTTCGCTTGCCGTCCGCCAGACCATACGTGTCGACCTGCGTTTCCTTGGCGATCGGCTTCGGCGGCTTCATCGCCAGCCGTTCGCGCGTCGCCGCGTCGATCAGGTTGAAGCCCTTGACCTTGGGATCGTCCACATCTTCGTCGATCGCGATCCGGACGGCCGCCACGGGATTCGCCCCGCGGCCGAGGACCACGTCCCGGAGAACTCCCTTCGTCGCTTCGAGCGCCAGCGGCGATTTCAGCGCCGGGACATCGATTCCGGCGTCGGGCTTCGCCGTCCAGTCGTTCGATGCAATGGCTTCCGAGGCGTCCGCGAAGTCCGTCGGCGTCAGCGGCGGCAGATCGAGGTCGATCGCCATGCCCCCCGCCGCTGCGGCGGCCGCCCCTTTCGCCAGCTTCTCGTCGTCGAGCTTCAGCACCTCCAGCTTGGAATCCCCCTTGCCCACCTCCACTCCCACCAGCCAGTCCGCCCCCATCACTTTGCGGGCGACATTGAGATCCGCCCCTTCGATCTTCGGGTAGCTGAAGACCAGTTGTTTCGCGTCCCGATCGATGATCCCTCGACTGTGGGCCAGCCAGCGGCGTCCGCCGGGGAACGGTTCCAGCCGTTCCTTCTGGTAACCGGGATCGAGCTGTTCCTTGAGATCCGGTTCGATATCGAAATCGTCGACGATCTGTCCCGTCGCCAGGTTCCAGACGACGAACTGCGAAAACTTCCCGCGACCGGCGCGGGCGGACACGTTGTAGATCACCGCCAGTTCGCTGCCGTCGGGGGAAAATCCGAACGCGCCGAAGTCCAGCGAATGCGCCTTGCCGTCGATTTCAATCGCGCCCGCCAGTTTGCCCGTTTCCAGGTCGTAGAGCTCCAGACGCTTGAGGAGAAACTCGCCATTCACCGCCAGATACCGCCCTCCCGGGCTGAAGGCATGAAACGGCTCGGGCTGGAAGTTCTTATCTCCGACGATCTGCTGCACGAAATTCCCGGAAGGGAGCTCCCAGACCTTCACGCCGCGATCGACCTGCGACAACGCCACCAGACGGTCCGGACGGGGGAGCGCGAGCGTCGAAATCTGAAATCGCGTCGACGCATCGGTGACAGTCAATTCTCCCAGCGGCTTCTTCGCCTTCACGTCGAAAACGGTAATCGTTTTGCTGCCCGGCGAAGCCATTGCCAGATACTTGCCGTCCGGGCTGAGGCCGAGATCGTTGGATGCGGAGATCCCCGTCACGGTCCCGGCTTTGCCGCCCGTCGTCAGATTGTAGATTTCAAACGGGGACTTCGAACCGATGTCGCTCTTGATGCCGACGAACGGGCTCGACGCGACCGGATACAACACCGCGTCGTTGCGGAGATTGCGGCCCTCGACCTTGATCTTCAGCGGTTTCTCCGACTTGAACTCCTCAATCGCTGCCGGCGGATCGGCCTGGACCGTCCAGTCGGCGGACTTCTTGAAGACGAGCCGGGGCGATTCGTCCGTGGTCTTCGCCGGCTGAAATCCAGAGGGCGTTGCTCCCGGGCCGGCTGCCGGAGCCTTCGGCGCCGCGGCAACGGCCGGATTTCCCGGGGCCGCGGGAGGTGTTGCAGATGCCGGCGCGGCGAGCGGAACCGCGGCCGCCACAGGTGGCAAAACAGCGGGCGGCATCCCGGCGGGCGGAGACTGTCGGTCTGGCTGAGTTTGAGCAACCGGCTGAGCCTGAACAGCCGGCCGTGTCAGATTACTGACGACCAGAAAGGCAATGATCCCGCAGACGACGGCCGATCCCACGCCGACGCCGATCAGTACGCCGGCCGACGACTGCGACTTTTTCCGGCCCTTCTTCGATCCGCCGCTGGAACGACGGCGTGCGCCGCCCGGAACCTCGATCTCCGCGCCGCACGATTTGCAGTCGACGGTGGCGCCGGCGAGGTCGTCGGGAAAGCGGTATTTCTTACCGCACTCGGGGCAATCAGTCTGGACTGGCATGAAAGTACCCTCAAGGCCCGGAGAGGGAGCGTGCTTGATTGTGCGATGTGGAATCAGAATCCCCGAACGGGGCAGTGATGACGGACGCAAATCTTCAACGATGCCGTGCGACGAGCGCCGCAGTCATCCTGACGTGATCGTCAGCCGC harbors:
- a CDS encoding DUF1559 domain-containing protein — translated: MHRGVSRTGIIVLLAVTALVGWRWSLAQNGRNPVAPESLLPGDAWAYLHSGGNRGHEAAWKKTAAHEALVESGLADWINDLATQFGESNPPIELVRQAFWHSLEHGLSANLTFGEGDLPQFVLVLHGAGEYVPVAARQLSDGAVPVIREVLSGRTVYSGTIPGEPNGAWSFWQEGGHAVVTFGAGAPAAVIEAADGQRPSMAKTGEAGRTLKDDLGRTVTSVAWLDAERLRDRFQDQALPALPSGKSATVGQVLEILGVDNLRRVTSRSGFDGRECWSSLDIDADGELRGILKPLLAGGSFALKDLPALPRKTPFLSVFTLDVPGVYREGIRIAREFADLVGTDEEKAQLEEGLALLPEQLGLAPDEALLAPLDPLQVLYSDSGNGPFGMGVGLMARVNDPQRLREFLDGVLERIPFPPENGPQIVRTDKRGREVISIGQPGVPIWPSFSVDDKWLVAGLSAQSVDASLARIDGKLPAWKPTPELQPLLSRLPETMSGFQISDPRDGLRASGQLMPMLMAGIQQARQQARVADDAPLPDMPSMDLVAEPLFPNVTVCTAHAKGMTWQSRQSLPSLPLGISFEAPSVGTSAVLVALLLPAVQQAREAARRTQSKNNLRQIALALHNYHDTFNEFPAGTVAGPEKPEDRLSWMVGLLPYLDQAPLYNQMAPKGTLADEANVAARPVDIQIFLHPNAVPDPNIDGGRTDYAGVAGLGADGPTLKKGDKKAGAFGYNEARGIRDFTDGTSNTVMVGEVKVNRGPWIQGGPGTIRPLVQQPYINGAEGFGSNSTGGCHFVLADGSVRFISENIDPAVMEALVTIGGGEVLGDF